In Silene latifolia isolate original U9 population chromosome X, ASM4854445v1, whole genome shotgun sequence, the following proteins share a genomic window:
- the LOC141622999 gene encoding SWR1 complex subunit 6-like, with protein sequence MEEEMSGSGRRMSTRSRKVASRMVAALASHDNRTQAALARLEALENDNAAIETVHVNDDDDDADLDDDDRDLAFIQKKQSMSMKRKTRQGKAREIARKAPKSFLDLVHEANLESLPPHVPTYLRAAVGPPTSTSPRNFCTVCGFSANYTCVRCGVRFCCIRCQNIHNDTRCLKFVA encoded by the exons ATGGAAGAAGAAATGAGTGGTTCAGGACGGCGAATGTCGACTCGTTCTCGTAAGGTCGCTTCTAGAATGGTCGCTGCTCTCGCTAGTCACGACAATCGTACCCAG GCAGCTCTAGCAAGGCTCGAAGCTCTTGAAAACGACAATGCTGCCATTGAAACTGTTCATGttaatgatgacgatgatgatgccgaccttgatgatgatgatcgtgATCTAG CTTTTATACAGAAGAAGCAGTCCATGAGTATGAAGAGGAAGACGCGTCAAGGCAAAGCTCGCGAAATTGCCAGGAAGGCTCCTAAATCCTTTCTTGACCTTGTTCATGAG GCCAATTTGGAATCCTTGCCTCCTCATGTCCCCACTTATCTTAGGGCTGCTGTTGGTCCTCCCACCTCTACTTCTCCTCGTAATTTTTGCACTGTTTGTGGTTTCTCTGCTAATTATACCTGTGTCAGGTGTGGTGTTCGTTTCTGCTGTATTCGTTGCCAAAACATTCACAATGATACTCGTTGTCTCAAATTTGTTGCTTGA